TTCACGCAATTGGTTGAAGGATACACGACGATGAATCGGCTCCAATCCTTTTCCTTGGCGAATCTGATTCAGCAGTTCCTTACGAAATTCATCATTATGAAAAATCCCATGGAAGTAAGTACCAATGATTCTTTCATGTGCGGTTTTACAACCATCTGATTGGCCTTGTGTATCGATTAGTCCCCAGGATTCTCGGGTCGTCCACGTTTCTCCCATATGAATCTCATAACCTGACACGTTGAAATGTTTGCCGTTAAAGTGTAGGAGTCCGTTTGATAACACGGTCGTCTTGTCTTTTGTAATGGTCGTCCTGATGGGCAGTAAGCGGAGACCTTCGATTTCATGGTGAAGTGACTCAATGGCAAACGGATCCTCGATTTTTTCACCGAGCATTTGATAGCCGCCGCAAATTCCAAATAGAAGGGATTCGTGCTTTTGCTGCAATTCCACGATTTTCTCGGCGATACCACTTTTTCTTAAAAACAGCAAATCCTCGATCGTATTCTTGCTCCCAGGAAGAATCACTAAATCTGGGCTGTGTAATTGGTCTGCTCTTGTAATAAACCGGACATGGCAATCAGGTTCGGTAAAAAAAGGATCGACGTCGGTGAAATTGGAGATTTTCGGATACTGTATCACCGCAATATCAAGTTCTTTTTCGGTATTTCGGACCGATGTATATTGATTTAATATCATGGAATCCTCGGCATCAATGTTTAAATTCTCCAAATAAGGAATCACTCCCAGAACCGGTTTTCCTGTATATTCCTCAAACCATGTTAAACCAGATTCCAAAAGCCGTATATCACCGCGGAATTTATTGATGATGACGCCGATGATTCGGTCACGGTCATTAGGGTCCATAAGCTGAAGGGTTCCTACTAAACTGGCAAAAACTCCGCCTTTTTCGATATCCCCAATCAAAATCACAGGGGCGTCAGCCATTCTTGCGACCCGCATATTGACCATTTCCCTGTCATTCAGATTAATCTCGGCAGGACTGCCCGCTCCTTCAATGACAATCCGTTCATACTTTTCTGACAGAACAGCAAGCGATTCTTTAATAAGCTCAATACCCGTTTGAAAGAATTCCTGGCGATACGCTCTGGCTTCGATATTTTTATACGGTTTTCCATGGACCACAATTTGGGATTGGTTATCCCGATTCGGCTTGAGCAGAATCGGATTCATATCAGTTGTCGCCTGAATCCCTGCCGCTTCGGCCTGGACCCCTTGTGCTCTTCCTATTTCTTTTCCATCCACTGTGATATAAGAGTTTAACGCCATATTTTGTGACTTAAAAGGAACCGTTTTATATCCGTCCTGGGCGAATATACGGCAAAAGGCCGTCACGACGACACTTTTGCCGACATCTGAATTGGTACCTTGAAACATCAATTTAAGAGCCTCAGCCATTTTATTTGAACTCCTTACATTTGTTGATTTAATTTTCGACCAGCCCAGGGCACCATTGACTCCTCCGATATATCTTGTCATGGGTCATATACTAGGTTTATAGAACTCGTACCAAATGCCACTCCCACTTTTGTTGGCAAACTACTGAGAAAAACCGGTTGTCTATCATCTAATTATGGTGATGGTGATGATGTTCATACCCTTGTTCTTCCGCATATTTACGGAAATTCTCTAAATCTTGCATTCCAGTCGAAGTACCGTTCAAGGCTTGATTCATTCGTTCTAAGAGTACCGTTCTTAACTTTGGATGATAGCCAAAATACTGAGCAATATCAATTGATATATGCGGATAAGACTCTTTAAACTGTTCGGCCATTTTATTCATTCTTTCCATTAAAATACCCGTAAATAAAAAATACGGCAGCATGATGATTTTTTTTGCGCCTAATTTAATGCAGCGTTCCATCCCATCCTGCACAGTTGGCGTCGTTACTCCCATAAAGGCACTTTCAACAATAGGTACATTTAATTTCTCCCACAATAATCTGCTGATTTTATAAAAATCACCATTAGCATATGGATCGCTGCCGCCTCGTCCAATTAATAAAATGGCCGTATCCTCATGCTTTTGATCCACATCAAAACCTGCTTCAGTAAGTCTTGATTTTAAGATTTCAAAAACTTCCTCATGAACACCTATTGTTTGGCCATAGGTAAAATGAACATCTGGGAAATGCTCTTTAGCATGTTCAATTTCAGCAGGAATGTGCAGTTTTGAGTGTCCTGCATGTAATAATATGATAGGAATTACATGGATTTCATCCGCACCTTGTTCAACACACAGCTGAATCCCATCTTCAATATTTGGTGATGCAAATTCTAAAAAACATGTTTCTACTAAAAGGGCTGGATCAATGTATTCTTTCATTTGCCCGATAAATTCGCGAACTTCTATATTCCCTGCCTCGAGCCTGCTGCCATGTCCAACAAATAATACAGCTTTTTTCATTGGTCCTTTACCTTTCTTGTATTTATCGATTCCTTTAATTCGATTTTCGCTACGTTTCCGCACACCGTGCTCCATTGAATAAATAATCGCATCATGTTCAACTGCTTCATGAACAATATCACGTGCGGTTTCTTCATGTTGAACCGAATACCATGTCCCTTTTGGGTAATCAATTACAACGCATTTATCTTTACAGCGGCCGTTACATCGTGTACGCGATGTATGAATATGCTCATCTAAACGGTTTTTCCGGATTTCGTCACGAATTTGCTGCGTGACCTCCTCAGCACCTGCTCCCATACAGGTTGCCCCATTGCAAATGAGTAAGTGACGCTGCATTTGCGTTAAATTCCATGTTGTCATAAAGTGACCTCCCCCTCTCCCATCATCTTGTAACCACTATGTCTATTTGTTATATCAACAGTGCCCCCGATTAAAGCACCTATTAGTAATGTCATAACGAAACTTAGTCATGTAACTTCACAGGCTCCCAACTAATGATCGCAGCATAGAATGGGTAACGGTATACATACTGGCCATCCTCCCTTGCTATAAAGCGTTCGAGTGATGCTTTCACATGTGCCATATCAAACCGAGGTGATAAGATTTTTTTGCTTTGAGCTTCATATAATTGCTGCAATGTATCATAACGAATCTCACGCTCCAGCTTGAGCATTTCACAATTTGCATAAATTCCTAACTGATACAGCATATTGACGATGGTAATATAATCACGGCGAGGATGTTTAATGTCATAGCCAAACTGCTCATCTAAAATAACGTAATGCGGTTGAATAGGTCCTGTTGTTAAACCAATGATGGCACGCTTTTTGGCAAGACTGTTCATTTTTTTCAGTGCCGCATTCATTTCATACATACGATAAAAGCAGTTCACCCCAATAACAACATCATGCTGCTCAATTTGCGCTTCTTCCCATTTACTATGAACGTACTGAAGATTTGTATCGTTTTCAAAGTATTGAAATAAATAAGCAAGCACACTTTCAGAACCATCCACTAACGTTAAACTTTTGACATCTTGACGGAGTTGGAAGGTATAGTTGCCCCATCCCGGCCCAATTTCAATACAACTTGAATTTTGGGGGATATGTTGTTTCATTTTTTTGTAAATTTTTTTTGCATAGTTATCTGTTTGCTTGTATGTTTTTTTCTTCATGGACTGAGCCCAATATGCTTCTTCCAGCACATCATCGACCATTCGTTCTGGCATTTTGCCATGCCAGTCTAACATGCCTTCTTTCCACAGCTTTTCAAAATCAAATTGTAAAGGGGTTCCTTTTATCATTGAATTTTCTCCTCAATTTCCACAACACAAATGGACAATCCTTACTGAATAGCAACAGTTGCCCCTACTTCATTCACAACTTTTTTA
This genomic stretch from Neobacillus niacini harbors:
- a CDS encoding cobyric acid synthase encodes the protein MAEALKLMFQGTNSDVGKSVVVTAFCRIFAQDGYKTVPFKSQNMALNSYITVDGKEIGRAQGVQAEAAGIQATTDMNPILLKPNRDNQSQIVVHGKPYKNIEARAYRQEFFQTGIELIKESLAVLSEKYERIVIEGAGSPAEINLNDREMVNMRVARMADAPVILIGDIEKGGVFASLVGTLQLMDPNDRDRIIGVIINKFRGDIRLLESGLTWFEEYTGKPVLGVIPYLENLNIDAEDSMILNQYTSVRNTEKELDIAVIQYPKISNFTDVDPFFTEPDCHVRFITRADQLHSPDLVILPGSKNTIEDLLFLRKSGIAEKIVELQQKHESLLFGICGGYQMLGEKIEDPFAIESLHHEIEGLRLLPIRTTITKDKTTVLSNGLLHFNGKHFNVSGYEIHMGETWTTRESWGLIDTQGQSDGCKTAHERIIGTYFHGIFHNDEFRKELLNQIRQGKGLEPIHRRVSFNQLREEAFDLLADHVRSHVKLDLIEQKMKDFTKRRISQ
- a CDS encoding CbiX/SirB N-terminal domain-containing protein, giving the protein MTTWNLTQMQRHLLICNGATCMGAGAEEVTQQIRDEIRKNRLDEHIHTSRTRCNGRCKDKCVVIDYPKGTWYSVQHEETARDIVHEAVEHDAIIYSMEHGVRKRSENRIKGIDKYKKGKGPMKKAVLFVGHGSRLEAGNIEVREFIGQMKEYIDPALLVETCFLEFASPNIEDGIQLCVEQGADEIHVIPIILLHAGHSKLHIPAEIEHAKEHFPDVHFTYGQTIGVHEEVFEILKSRLTEAGFDVDQKHEDTAILLIGRGGSDPYANGDFYKISRLLWEKLNVPIVESAFMGVTTPTVQDGMERCIKLGAKKIIMLPYFLFTGILMERMNKMAEQFKESYPHISIDIAQYFGYHPKLRTVLLERMNQALNGTSTGMQDLENFRKYAEEQGYEHHHHHHN
- a CDS encoding methyltransferase domain-containing protein, with the translated sequence MIKGTPLQFDFEKLWKEGMLDWHGKMPERMVDDVLEEAYWAQSMKKKTYKQTDNYAKKIYKKMKQHIPQNSSCIEIGPGWGNYTFQLRQDVKSLTLVDGSESVLAYLFQYFENDTNLQYVHSKWEEAQIEQHDVVIGVNCFYRMYEMNAALKKMNSLAKKRAIIGLTTGPIQPHYVILDEQFGYDIKHPRRDYITIVNMLYQLGIYANCEMLKLEREIRYDTLQQLYEAQSKKILSPRFDMAHVKASLERFIAREDGQYVYRYPFYAAIISWEPVKLHD